CTAGGACAGACGGTAAGGACATCAGAGTATGAGGACTACATGCTGTCTTGTTAGTAATACATGGCAAGGCAACACAACGTGTGCCAAACAGCCACAAATAGCCACACTGTGATGGACCCTCATTGCAACAGAGTGAAAGACACTCATTAAATGAAACGTTTCCAGATAAAATGCGAAGTCCCTCTACATGTGTCTTCCCCAGCGGGTAAGAGTGAGTGTGATAATGGGCGACTGAGCACTGATCACTACCTCTGACACTACCTAGAAAAATAGTACATGAATGCCATTACTTGTATGTCTTGATATCACATACCGTGTTAACAAAGGAAAAGTGAGTACAAGTGTAGTAGATAATAAGTTTTAAAATAAAGAAAGGTGTGTGATTATAAGGACAAGGTATAGTCAGGGGGTCGGGCAGTTTCCTGGTTCACTCGCCCACAAATGTACACCACTTGCCGGGCCACTCGCTAGCCACTAAATTATCGTGCTAACTTACCTACACTTTACACTTCACTCACCTATACACAACAAGAACAACAGCGAGAGCAATATTCGTAACGTCATCTCCCCTCTTTCAATTCCAGCTCCGTATTTCGTTCAGTCCGTAAAACAGCCAGTGTCAATGGATACGGGAACAGGGGCAGCTAGCGCCACCAAGTCTCTGACGGTGCTGAATAGTTGGAACGTGGAGAAGTACGCTAGATTTGTGAACGAACCATCCTCTGCATCTTTAGTGCCACAGAACAGCAAAACCGGCTCTTGGAAGGTGAGGCTGTGTGTACTAGTAATATTACGGAGATTTACGGATACCAATTCTAGCTGTATTCCAGCAGCCCAAGTGGACAGATTAAATTGTCACTACTAGAGAGCAGCCATTTGATGATATACAATGGAGCAGtgatatatgtgtgtatgttttgAATGTGTGCAGTTACTGGCATCTTTTGATGTAGGAGAGCTTCTCACTGTGGAATGCCAAGAAGTGGATGAAAGGTATCACTAAAGGTGACAGTATTCTCTTCATACATAAGATAaacgtgtgtgtagtgtaataatGTATGATGCTGTCACTTGGAACCATTCTAGGTGGAGTCTCGACGGTTTAGGATCAAGTTAGCACCTGACAGTGGTGTCAGCTCCCTGGAGATGTGTCATCAGTGTCGCACGATGCTTTCCACGTTTATCACATTTAAAGAAATATCCAACACTACACTAGACAGCTCCTTCACAGAGTGTTCCCAGTCAATGTTGGCTGAGAGTAGCCAGTCACAACTAACAGCTACATGTCCATCACCTCCAATGGAAACTGGTGGTAGTCAGCTGATAGATACTAGGGAGACCACATCTCATGAGCAATCTTCTCTACTTGTTGATACCAACTCTCTTGCAAAGGTACGAGTTTATTGCTCTAGGTGAAACTCGCTTACAGAATTATATTGACACCAAAAACAAGCATTCACATTGTATTGAAGTATGggaaaatagaagacaacagttgtAAATGGATAACAACACTGCCTTATTTTGATTATCATCAAATaggttttatctcagataggctagcTAATTTTCTAGGTTAATACGTGCTTTGCAAAGCACACACTTTGTTAAATATCCGTCTAAAATTCAAACCTAGAAggtctatttatttattattattaatgctttacagcacaagtgctgaaggtctgtaggacacctggtcctacagcctgctcaaagactttagtctaatttttaaaaaaaaattctcagAAGATATCCAACTTGAGTCTTAGAATGTATTATATGTCCTTCAACTATACCAACTATGCAAATGAGCCGTTTACTGGAGTTTCATTCttttcctcttagtggaataaataCTAAAACTTCTTGATGTCCCCCCTAACAGTGTCTCATATGATCCTGTGTACATAAATAACTGGTTGTTTGCAGTAGATGTCAATTGGAGTGTTGTGATGGTGTATCACAATGCAATGCAGCTGTTGGCATGTTTGCATATCAATATTATGATTTCACAGACACAGAGATATGAAGGTCTTGGCTTTCAGTGCACCTAGTCTCTATGCAAGCATCACAATGGAGTTATAGGTTATAGCTTTTACTATACAATGAAaggttttttttttgatttgcTACAGTTTCTCACTAACAACACGTCACAAGACTCACAATTAATATCCTTGCATacaattgactgttctattagaatagtctGTATTATTTAATTTATTAGAGTTAAGTGAATAGTTGATTATCAAACATGGAGGAAAGGATGTTTTTGTGCAACTGAAAGTACGTGAATTCAAACAGTCATTCGTTTAAATGCAGGGTTTTTatcaattattctaatagagcataaaCTTGttgacaaatactctaattaaacagtcttGGAATTCAGTTAATCGACATTCGGATAATTGTCTTTTCACTGTTCATAATATCACTCCTCAGGAGCGCATCAAATCTTATGGACAAATTGTCCAATGCACTCCTGCTATCATGTACTCCTGATATCATGTACTTCTTGATAACTTGTAATATGTTGTGTCACTCAAGCCTGAAGTGTTGACTTCTGTATGTTTTTTAAGTACTGTGTGTAACTTAAGGAAATTTTCTAAAAGGAGGACCATTTTTGGTGAACATTAAGGATTCAGTGATTATCCTGGAATAAATATGGGAATAATAGACATTATACTGGCACTTTTACTTTAGAAGTGAGAAAATTAGCCATGCACATTTTGGGTACAaaagatcaagacactctaGAAACATTATTAGAAATGTCATGGGGTGATGGTTACCTACCCTTtcaatgaaatactctaatatagcaaccaACTAAAGCATGGGAAGGCTAAGGCATTAATGTTATGGCATTATTGACAAAAGATGGTGGCAAGTATTTCTGGTGATAATAGGCTactgctcaaaagcacaatGCTCATTTTTTTATGAGGGCTCTAACGATCAATACAGTAGTCAAGCACCCCAATAGAACAGTCCCTGAATCAACCTACAGCTTGTACTTGAGAACGTAAACATTAGCAATAGGTCTAGAACACTAATAAAAAGatgaaaaattttaatttcCTTGGAAGGATTCCCCAACTGACCCCTGGTGTAAAGCTGCGtataaaagttttcacactgACTACCTTACGTTGGCatagttacatgtacatatcATCTTTACTAAAGACTGGCTTTCAATAATACATGAGCTGTGTCCGCTAAACCCTTTGCATGCATCTTATGcctactagtgttgttttaaaaTACTTTTACTAGTACAAAGTCAGTGTTCCTGATAACAGTCGGATAACAGTCGGACAACAGTCGGACAACAGTCGGACAATAGTCGGACAATGGACAATTTCCAAACAAATTAGccaatgtctgaccataattgtaTTTGGCAGGACACAATGTCCTATCAAAGGAGCCCAAAAAGCCCAGGGTGTGCATATTTGGTTTACTGTTTACTTTACTACTAATAGCTgtctcttggttgctaggagattaaacATTCAAGCCATCCAAAAGAGTGACCActaatgtaccaatgccaacccctttgctgtacagaaacctcacaAAATCACTTGTAATAGTGTCTCAGCACATAAAAGAATGTCTATCCCACATCACCTGGAATGCCTACAGCCAGAGTGCCTTAATGCTTACTACAGGCAGTGTTATAGGTCACTTGTGTCCATGCAAAGTATAAATTTGTCTGGAAAAGTTTGGATTTGTCAGGACATTTTGCCCTGGTGTTTAAGAATTTTTATCTGGAGCACTGCAAAGTATATAT
The nucleotide sequence above comes from Dysidea avara chromosome 3, odDysAvar1.4, whole genome shotgun sequence. Encoded proteins:
- the LOC136250026 gene encoding meiotic recombination protein REC114-like; the encoded protein is MDTGTGAASATKSLTVLNSWNVEKYARFVNEPSSASLVPQNSKTGSWKLYSSSPSGQIKLSLLESSHLMIYNGAVIYESFSLWNAKKWMKGITKGDSILFIHKINVESRRFRIKLAPDSGVSSLEMCHQCRTMLSTFITFKEISNTTLDSSFTECSQSMLAESSQSQLTATCPSPPMETGGSQLIDTRETTSHEQSSLLVDTNSLAKSLLQQSSFSLGRAYAETNLPTSQLGPFIRLCLCDPNFPNFVEKVEAELNKITS